A segment of the Erythrobacter sp. F6033 genome:
CCGCCCGCATCCGACGCAACAAATGTGCCGAGCGCACCTTGCTCCAGCCGCCAAATCTCGTCTTCGGGTACATAAGCCTGAACATCGTAGTCGCTGGGCGTGACGACATGAGCGAGGACCTCTTCGCCGCTGATCCATCTGCCGACATGGATGTCTGGAGTCAGCCCCGACACAATTCCTGCGCTGGCAGCCCTTAGGATGAGCTTGTCCGCGCGCCGCTCCAATCCACTCAGCTTGTTGCGCTCGCGGGCCAGCTCCCGCTCGATCACGGCACGGTTTGACCGATCCCGGTCGTCTGACCCAGATCGGCCCATTTGCAGTTCCAGTTGAGCGATACGCACTTTAGTCGATGCAGCCTCTGCCCGTAGTTCAGGCGCTTCGAGCTCGATGATCGGGTCCCCTGCTGCAACGCGCTGACCATTGGCGGTAATCACATTGACGACGCGCGCGGGCTCTCCCGAGACAATCGGAGCAGCACCAACAGGCGTTAAGACTGCATAGCCATCGACGTGCCTATCAAGCGGCAGGAACGCTGCGATCAACAATCCGCCGAGCACCCAGAGCCATGCTTTGCCGCGGCGGGAGCTGACTATCTGCTCTCGCAATCCGTTCCATTCGCGCAATTCCGCGTAAACGGGCCGCCCGATAAACACTGCCAATTCAACGACAGCCAGGATCAGACCCAGCGGCTGAAAGAACAGATTGTAGACGAGGATCGCAATGCCGGTGAACAGAAACAGCCGGTATATCCATGTGCCATAGGCATAGAGGATCATGCCATTGCGCATCTTGTCAGGCACCGCTTCTGGTGCGGGAGCGCCAAGAGAGAACAGGACTTCGCGCATTTTCCATTTGCCCAGAGCAAAGGCACGCGGCTGCAGATTGGGGACGTTCAGGAAATCTGAGAGGACATAGTATCCGTCAAACCGCATGAACGGATTGAGGTTGATCGCAAGGCTCATGATCCAGCTGGTCGTCGCAAGGATAAAGGCAACGCTGCGAGCTGTCCCGTCGGGCAAGAGTACCCACGCCATCGTCGCAACGCTGGCCACCATCAATTCGGTGGCGACACCTGCGCAATCAATCGCAAGCCGTTTTTTGCGCGACGTCAGCCGCCATGCCGATGTTGTGTCTGTGTAAAGGACAGGCATCATGACAAGGAAACTGACACCCATTGTAGGCACCCGGCAGCCATATCGGGTCGCGGTGTAGGCGTGGCCCAGCTCATGCAGGATTTTTACGAAGAACAGACCCGCGCCATAAGCGATCAGACCCTGCCAACTGAAGAAGTAGAGGAACGAGGCGATAAACGCATCCCACTGGCGAGAAACCAGAAACAGGCTCGTTAGCGCCAAAACAACGAAGAACACGAGACTGTAGAACGACCAAAGTGGCCGCACAGCATCTATGGTGCGATCAAGAAAGCGCGCGGGCTTCACCAGCGGAATGCGGATGAACAGGTAATTGTCGAGCAGCCATTTCCACGCCGCTTTTTTGTTGCTGGTGCTCTGCTCCATAAAGGCGGCAACACTGTCTCGGCCGACCGGACCAACGGTCAGTCCGTTGGTCGCGGCGAATTCAATCACAGAGTTGAGCGCTTCATTCGCATCATCGGCACTCAATCCGCGCCGCTCCAGATCTGGGCCGATCCGCACCAACTTCCCGCTCGCCCAATGGGAGAAGATGATGAATTCCACCCGCCCCAGTTGAAAGAAAGCATGGCGGACGGGGTCGAACAATGTCCAGCTCGGGGCGCCGTTGATGAGCGGTGCACCAGGCTCAATTCGCAGCTCCTGCCGCAAAGCAGGAAGCGGAGGCGGAGAGGCCGCTGGCAGGTCAATCAGGATCGCTGCGGCGGTCATAGTCCGATAAATTGGCGCAAAGCAGAGATCGGACGGCGCAGCAGCGAGTAGATGAGCGGCACCCATCGGCCATAGACCTGAGCGGTGCCACGTGACCCGATCCGCGGATTGTCACCGTCGAGTTTCGCCGTCAGTGCAAAGGCCAACGTCCCGTCTGGCGTTTGACGCGCCTGATAGCTCGCCGTGTCAAGCCGAGCGTCGATGGCCCATAGAGGCTGGGAATCCAGCCACATTTTGATCTTCGCGCCTTGCTCAAGCGACATTTGCTCTGCTGCAGGCAAATCAATCCGCATCATGATTTCATCCGGATTGACGATCTGCATGATTGGATCGCCTACATTCACCGCGCGACCTTCCCAATCGCGGCGATCGCTAAACAACGCCATGCCATCTCGCTGTGCGGTGATGGCCGATTGCCCGGCCAGCTCCTTGGCATAGTCATATTCCGCCTGCGCGACCTCGACCTCTGCTTGCATGATCGCAATATCAGACGTTTCATCTTGCGCGCCAAAGGCCGAGCTGGTGGATCGCTCCAGCCGTGAACGTGCCACAGCGAGTTTTTCCTCGGCCAGTTCCAGCTCGTTTTCCAGCCTCACATCATCGAATTTTAGCAGCACCTGCCCAGCCTTGACCGGAGCGTTGGGCGTTACTTCGATTGAGGCAATCCGGCCCGAGAATGGCGCCGCGACAATATAGGGACGCTCTGCCACAATCTCTGCTGGAGCCAGCGCGGTAAGGCGAACCGGGAATAACAGAATAATCAGAATAGCCGCCGCGATCCATTTCTTCTTTGCAGTATCGATCACAGGCAGGCGGCGAACCGGTTTTCCGCCGCTCAGCGCCAGCCATGCATGTGCGGCTGTCTCAGCGATCCGCGCCGCCCGGTATTTCTCACCCTCGCGCAGAGGCTCTTCACGGGCGATCAAGAGTCCGCCAAACACGCCTCCATCTCTGCCAAGCAGCGGCTGCCAATGGAGCTCTCGGTATGGATACTCATCCATCGCCTCACCAGAGTGGAGGCTGCCAGCGCGGAAAGCGTGGGCCTTTCCCAGACCATGCTTATCAGCCAGCGCTTCGACCGACTTTTCGAGCACATGGATGAGTGGTGCATGCCGATCCACCGTTGCAAGGGACGATGCGCATCGGACTTCAAAACCCTGCCCGATCCGCGATTGGAGCAGCACAAATGCTTGCCCGTAAGGCAGAACCTGTCGCGCTTCGTTTGCGACAAAGTACTGAAGTTCCTGAACCGTTTCCTGACGGCGGATGTCCGCCTCGAATTGGAGCAAAGCCGCTAATTTCGCGGCATCCGGCGTCCCGCCTTTGGCCGCAGGCGCAGCAATCGCGCTTACCGGAGGCTTCGCCTCTACAGGCTCAGGACGGCTCGTTGCCACTGCTCTCAGCCTCGCCGTCGCCGCCAATCTCGGTGGCGTCGTTTTCCGCTTCGGTCGTATCCTCTGCGGGCTCTTCTTCTGGTTCCTCGAAGGTCGCCGTGCCGCTCATCCCCGGAAGCACCATAGCATCACCGGGTACGATGTTCGCCGAAACGCGGATCGTCTTGCTGACGGGATCAACAGAGGCTCCAAGACGTGTGACTTCTCCCGTAATCGTCGCACCCGTTTCATCGATGACGAAATCAAAAGCGGCGCCGGGCCGAAGCCAAGTCAGCCAATTGCTTGGGACGATCAGATCCGCCTCCAGATCGCCGCCACTCTGAATGCGCAGCAGAGGCTGACCACTGGCGGCGACTTCGCCACGGCTTGCGATTTCCTCTACCACAGTGCCTGCGAACGGCGCGTAAACCGAACAGTCCTTGAGTTGGGCGGAAATCGCGTTTGCTTCAGCCTGAGCGCGGCCCAGATTGGCTTGTGAGATTGCTACCTCGTTGCGACCAACCGCTTCATAGCTATCCAGTTCGACATTGGTTTCATAGGACTTTTTGTATGCGACCGTGGCTGCTCGTGCAGCTCTCAGTTCTGCTTGAATCGTCGAACAGTCGAAACGCGCAAGCAGCGCACCCCGGCGAAAACTGCGTCCTTCGCGGAACGGCATGGCTGTGATCCGCGCCGTCATACGCGATGCAATCGTCGATGTGTTCTTGGCCGCAATCACCCCGCGCGCATCGAGCACAGGCTCCGGCTCGGGTTCTGGAGCGGCAGCAATATCTTCGCCCGCTCCTGCTTCTGCATCGGCTGCAGATACGCTTTGGTCCTCCGACCAATTGGTATCGCCGCTATTGGCGTAGACGATCCCCGCAACCATTGCCGCAGCCGCCAGTACACCGCCGCCGATCAAAAGCTTTTTCTTATCGCTTTGATCCTGCGGCACCTCTGCAGTCGCATCATCAATGTCGGTCATTACTTACTGCCCAGATAGCTTCATCGCAGCTTCGCGGTCTTGCCACAATTTCGCAAGCGAAGTCTGCAGCGTCGCTACATCTTCCTGCCCCGTCAGATCAGGGGCGAATTCATCAATCCCCATCGATGCGAACAAGTTGGCATAGGCATTTTGCGCTTCAGCATAGGCGATATCGTACTTCACCTCGGAAACCAGCGTGTTCATTTCCTCACGAAGTAATGTCTGACGGCTCATTGCCCCAGCTTTGTAACCTGAGCGAATTTGACCAAGGATCTTGTCCTGCACCGCCATCTGCCGTGATGCCGTTTCAAGCTCCTGACTGAAATGGCCATACCGTGCGCGCGATACATGGACCTGCGTTATCACAGCCATGGTGAGCGCCAATTCGCGCTGCTCGAGCAAGTCGTCCTGTGCGCGGACCGCCTTTTTATGGGCAGGCAAACGGAACAGGTTGAGCACGTTCCAGCTCGCCTGCGCGCCGTAATTCACCCAATTGTTGTTGAACAGGAAGTCGTTGGAATTGACGTTCACACCCAAAATGCCGCGGAAACTCGGCAAAGCAGAGAGAAGTGCAGCATCCAGTTCACGCGAATTTATCCGCTGGCGATAGCTGACTTCGCGCAGCTCGGGGCGATTGAGCAAGGCTGTCATCATCATGTCTTCGCCAGCATACTGCACCGCTGGCAATTCGGTTGTGCGGTCAGGCAAGACGAGCGAAAATTGCGTGCCTGGACGCAAGTTCATCAAGGCCGCCAATTGCGCCTTGGCGACCACCAATTCGCGTTGCAGCTTGCGGATTTGCGCCTGAATTTCGAGCAATTCGCGTTGGTATGTCAGCGCTGTCAGCGGAGCGGACAGACGCCGCTCAGCCAAACGCTCTGAATTCTCAAGCGTGGTCGAAACTG
Coding sequences within it:
- a CDS encoding TolC family protein translates to MNKGLALLGASTLTLGACTTVPEPFTPAELNETATSNFQRVDAEQEPVSAPIDLYEAMARSLKYNLDYKVELMEIALRDRELDLQRYDMLPQLVASAGYGGRNNFAGASSLSLITRRQSLEPSTSQERDLFTADLALSWDVLDFGLSYVRAKQGADEILIAQERRRKVANRVIEDVRSSYWRAVSAERLLTKLQELEGSVSTTLENSERLAERRLSAPLTALTYQRELLEIQAQIRKLQRELVVAKAQLAALMNLRPGTQFSLVLPDRTTELPAVQYAGEDMMMTALLNRPELREVSYRQRINSRELDAALLSALPSFRGILGVNVNSNDFLFNNNWVNYGAQASWNVLNLFRLPAHKKAVRAQDDLLEQRELALTMAVITQVHVSRARYGHFSQELETASRQMAVQDKILGQIRSGYKAGAMSRQTLLREEMNTLVSEVKYDIAYAEAQNAYANLFASMGIDEFAPDLTGQEDVATLQTSLAKLWQDREAAMKLSGQ
- a CDS encoding efflux RND transporter periplasmic adaptor subunit; the protein is MTDIDDATAEVPQDQSDKKKLLIGGGVLAAAAMVAGIVYANSGDTNWSEDQSVSAADAEAGAGEDIAAAPEPEPEPVLDARGVIAAKNTSTIASRMTARITAMPFREGRSFRRGALLARFDCSTIQAELRAARAATVAYKKSYETNVELDSYEAVGRNEVAISQANLGRAQAEANAISAQLKDCSVYAPFAGTVVEEIASRGEVAASGQPLLRIQSGGDLEADLIVPSNWLTWLRPGAAFDFVIDETGATITGEVTRLGASVDPVSKTIRVSANIVPGDAMVLPGMSGTATFEEPEEEPAEDTTEAENDATEIGGDGEAESSGNEPS
- a CDS encoding HlyD family efflux transporter periplasmic adaptor subunit, whose protein sequence is MTAAAILIDLPAASPPPLPALRQELRIEPGAPLINGAPSWTLFDPVRHAFFQLGRVEFIIFSHWASGKLVRIGPDLERRGLSADDANEALNSVIEFAATNGLTVGPVGRDSVAAFMEQSTSNKKAAWKWLLDNYLFIRIPLVKPARFLDRTIDAVRPLWSFYSLVFFVVLALTSLFLVSRQWDAFIASFLYFFSWQGLIAYGAGLFFVKILHELGHAYTATRYGCRVPTMGVSFLVMMPVLYTDTTSAWRLTSRKKRLAIDCAGVATELMVASVATMAWVLLPDGTARSVAFILATTSWIMSLAINLNPFMRFDGYYVLSDFLNVPNLQPRAFALGKWKMREVLFSLGAPAPEAVPDKMRNGMILYAYGTWIYRLFLFTGIAILVYNLFFQPLGLILAVVELAVFIGRPVYAELREWNGLREQIVSSRRGKAWLWVLGGLLIAAFLPLDRHVDGYAVLTPVGAAPIVSGEPARVVNVITANGQRVAAGDPIIELEAPELRAEAASTKVRIAQLELQMGRSGSDDRDRSNRAVIERELARERNKLSGLERRADKLILRAASAGIVSGLTPDIHVGRWISGEEVLAHVVTPSDYDVQAYVPEDEIWRLEQGALGTFVASDAGGPSRSAKLVELSSSAVARLEQPILASTNGGPIAVDKSGEELAPREALYRVRMIAEKGAVRGDGYQIQLIPGTVQIRTEGRSFAQWAATQLARMARRVF
- a CDS encoding HlyD family efflux transporter periplasmic adaptor subunit; translated protein: MATSRPEPVEAKPPVSAIAAPAAKGGTPDAAKLAALLQFEADIRRQETVQELQYFVANEARQVLPYGQAFVLLQSRIGQGFEVRCASSLATVDRHAPLIHVLEKSVEALADKHGLGKAHAFRAGSLHSGEAMDEYPYRELHWQPLLGRDGGVFGGLLIAREEPLREGEKYRAARIAETAAHAWLALSGGKPVRRLPVIDTAKKKWIAAAILIILLFPVRLTALAPAEIVAERPYIVAAPFSGRIASIEVTPNAPVKAGQVLLKFDDVRLENELELAEEKLAVARSRLERSTSSAFGAQDETSDIAIMQAEVEVAQAEYDYAKELAGQSAITAQRDGMALFSDRRDWEGRAVNVGDPIMQIVNPDEIMMRIDLPAAEQMSLEQGAKIKMWLDSQPLWAIDARLDTASYQARQTPDGTLAFALTAKLDGDNPRIGSRGTAQVYGRWVPLIYSLLRRPISALRQFIGL